From Acidimicrobiales bacterium, one genomic window encodes:
- a CDS encoding cytochrome P450 → MLADELVRGLAGNAAAGDADLVRDLAVPLPVRLIAEVLGIPVDRMADFRRWSDALVGSLAAQIDVEAVSGDLAEMSEFFWNVTEQRRRDPSDDLISAIAQATPDGEELSTIEVVMFCILLLVAGNETTTNLLGNLQHSFWAHPEQLDLLRRRPDLTAAAVEEGLRHGAPVQGLFRQTTAACELGGVRLPTSANVFVLFAAANRDETVFADPDVFRVERDTADHLALGHGIHYCLGAQLARLETRAALDALLAQGLELQPAGPAVPTRNPILRGFESIPVALSP, encoded by the coding sequence GTGCTCGCGGATGAGCTGGTGCGTGGTCTCGCCGGCAACGCGGCGGCTGGCGACGCGGATCTTGTGCGCGACCTTGCAGTGCCGTTGCCGGTGCGGCTGATCGCGGAGGTACTCGGCATCCCGGTCGACCGTATGGCCGACTTTCGGCGCTGGTCCGATGCGCTGGTCGGCTCGCTTGCCGCGCAGATCGATGTCGAGGCGGTAAGCGGTGACCTCGCGGAGATGTCGGAGTTCTTCTGGAACGTGACCGAGCAACGGCGTCGTGACCCAAGCGACGATCTGATCAGCGCGATCGCTCAGGCGACTCCCGACGGGGAGGAGCTGTCCACGATCGAGGTGGTGATGTTCTGCATTCTTCTGCTTGTTGCCGGCAACGAGACCACGACGAACCTGCTGGGCAATCTGCAACATTCCTTCTGGGCTCACCCCGAGCAGCTCGACCTGCTTCGGCGCCGGCCGGATCTCACCGCGGCAGCGGTCGAAGAGGGTCTGCGCCACGGCGCTCCAGTCCAGGGCCTCTTTCGCCAAACGACAGCGGCGTGCGAGCTCGGTGGGGTTCGGCTTCCGACGTCCGCGAACGTGTTCGTCCTTTTCGCCGCCGCGAACCGCGACGAAACAGTGTTCGCGGATCCTGACGTTTTTCGAGTCGAACGCGACACCGCAGACCATCTTGCCCTCGGACACGGGATTCATTACTGCCTCGGCGCTCAGCTCGCCCGGCTGGAAACTCGCGCCGCGCTCGACGCGCTCCTGGCCCAGGGGCTCGAACTTCAACCGGCCGGTCCTGCGGTACCGACTCGTAACCCGATTCTCCGCGGCTTCGAGTCGATTCCGGTCGCTCTTTCGCCCTGA
- a CDS encoding TetR/AcrR family transcriptional regulator produces the protein MVDAVGTDPRVVRTHTTVLSAARELLLTKGWDQVTVANVADRSGYARSTLYRHWPNRLDLLRDAISEQARLTHTVPSGITRQDLIAELQAFVTAITTTGLGHMVAAMAHMARDDREWADLNEAVHGEGTRVLRAILAAVRDDRTVASRLSVDDAVAMLVGPIVHRFLFSGGTPDTRFVVALVDSLLVEPASEARGRDPSP, from the coding sequence ATGGTGGATGCGGTTGGCACTGATCCTCGGGTTGTAAGGACGCACACGACAGTTCTGTCGGCAGCCCGCGAGTTGCTGCTCACCAAAGGCTGGGATCAGGTAACCGTGGCGAACGTCGCCGACCGCAGTGGCTACGCCCGGTCGACGCTCTACCGCCACTGGCCGAATCGCCTCGACCTTCTCCGGGACGCGATATCGGAACAGGCCCGCCTGACCCACACCGTCCCGTCGGGGATCACTCGGCAGGATCTCATCGCTGAACTCCAGGCATTCGTGACGGCGATCACGACAACCGGTCTGGGCCACATGGTGGCCGCGATGGCGCACATGGCTCGAGACGACCGGGAGTGGGCAGACCTGAACGAAGCAGTCCATGGAGAAGGCACCAGGGTGTTGCGGGCCATATTGGCTGCGGTCCGTGACGATCGGACTGTGGCCTCACGTCTGAGCGTCGACGATGCGGTCGCCATGTTGGTTGGTCCCATCGTCCACCGATTCCTTTTCTCGGGCGGGACCCCGGACACTCGCTTTGTGGTCGCGCTGGTTGACTCTTTGCTGGTCGAACCTGCGAGCGAAGCGCGAGGCCGCGACCCGAGTCCTTGA
- a CDS encoding universal stress protein → MDEPHDSVTTTEAESPRLATLVVGVDLSSESLYALDLAAEIGAGHRAEIRVVHVHPQLSALAFSPMAAGEYEKAQAEIMDALEAEAATRLRSYAGTWSTTSRRGHVGHEILAEADEVDADLVIVGHRSHGTLHDALLGSVATGTVHHSRRSILVAIPPRREA, encoded by the coding sequence ATGGACGAACCGCACGACAGCGTCACCACGACTGAGGCTGAGTCGCCCCGCTTGGCTACCCTCGTCGTGGGAGTGGACCTCTCATCTGAATCGCTGTATGCGCTGGACCTCGCGGCCGAGATCGGCGCCGGACACAGAGCCGAAATACGAGTCGTCCATGTGCATCCGCAGCTCAGCGCCCTCGCCTTCAGCCCCATGGCCGCAGGAGAGTACGAGAAGGCGCAGGCGGAAATCATGGACGCCCTCGAGGCCGAGGCAGCGACGCGACTGAGGTCCTATGCGGGCACTTGGTCGACCACATCGCGTCGGGGCCATGTCGGTCACGAGATTCTGGCCGAGGCCGACGAGGTCGATGCCGACCTCGTCATCGTCGGCCACCGAAGTCATGGCACGTTGCATGACGCGCTCCTCGGCTCGGTCGCCACCGGCACCGTCCACCACAGCCGCCGGTCAATCCTCGTCGCGATACCGCCTCGCCGAGAAGCCTGA
- a CDS encoding MFS transporter: protein MTQATAGAAPTVVDDPRQRILILAATCSALVAVVASVSGLNVALQALSADLTASQGELLWVVNGYTLVLAALLMPVGAIGDRIGRKIVLMAGLVVFAVANGASALAPNVESLIALRIVAGIGAAMVMPVTLSIITTSFPPAERARAIGIWAGFAGTGGMLGLFASAAIIDNATWPWVFTVPLGLALASLGLTLPNVPRSRESQQARFDWSGSILSVVAVGGVVLGIQEGPERGWTNVLTLTALAMGVAATIAFVVVELRREHPLLDVRLFKNRALAAGSINLFATFAVMFALFLVLIQLLQAGFGYTALTAAVALLPMALVMMPLSVVAPTIAARLGYERTLVTGMLLLATGLTLIAFLANTDDGYLSVLPGLLVLGTGVGLTMSPSTTAITSSLPADKQGVASALNDTVRELGGAVGIALIGAILNAQYRSNISDTAVTLPPELATRVQEGIGGALAAAAQLGPDGDELAQAAQQAFVDGFKPALLAAAAIAVTAAIYTAAPRRRRDDARAPRRT from the coding sequence ATGACCCAAGCAACCGCCGGCGCCGCACCCACTGTGGTCGACGACCCGCGACAAAGAATTCTGATTCTCGCGGCAACCTGCTCGGCGCTCGTGGCCGTCGTCGCCTCGGTCTCCGGCCTGAATGTTGCCCTTCAGGCCCTCTCCGCTGACCTTACGGCCAGCCAGGGCGAATTGTTGTGGGTTGTCAACGGCTACACGCTCGTTCTCGCCGCTCTCCTCATGCCGGTCGGCGCGATCGGTGATCGCATCGGTCGAAAGATCGTGCTGATGGCCGGGCTGGTCGTTTTCGCCGTCGCGAACGGCGCTTCCGCTCTGGCGCCCAACGTCGAGTCCCTCATCGCGCTGCGCATTGTCGCCGGCATCGGCGCCGCGATGGTCATGCCGGTCACGCTCTCGATCATCACGACGAGCTTCCCACCGGCCGAACGGGCCCGGGCGATCGGGATCTGGGCGGGGTTCGCGGGAACCGGTGGCATGCTCGGGCTGTTCGCATCCGCCGCGATCATCGACAACGCCACGTGGCCGTGGGTATTCACGGTCCCGCTGGGCCTGGCGCTGGCATCCCTCGGCCTGACGCTCCCGAACGTCCCAAGGTCGCGCGAATCACAGCAAGCCCGTTTCGACTGGTCCGGTTCTATTCTCTCCGTCGTCGCGGTAGGTGGTGTGGTGCTCGGTATTCAGGAGGGACCCGAGCGGGGTTGGACCAACGTCCTCACCCTCACGGCTCTCGCAATGGGAGTCGCCGCGACAATCGCGTTCGTTGTGGTTGAACTTCGGCGCGAACACCCGCTTCTCGACGTACGACTCTTCAAGAACCGGGCCTTGGCCGCGGGCTCGATCAACCTGTTCGCAACCTTCGCCGTCATGTTCGCCTTGTTCCTTGTCCTCATCCAGCTCCTCCAGGCCGGGTTCGGCTACACCGCGCTCACGGCTGCAGTTGCACTCCTCCCGATGGCCCTCGTGATGATGCCGCTCTCGGTCGTAGCCCCGACAATCGCCGCACGACTCGGCTACGAACGAACCCTCGTGACCGGGATGCTCCTCCTCGCAACTGGACTGACGCTCATCGCCTTCCTCGCCAACACCGACGACGGCTACCTCTCGGTACTCCCGGGCCTCCTCGTCCTCGGCACCGGCGTCGGGCTCACAATGAGCCCGTCCACGACCGCGATCACCAGTTCGCTACCCGCGGACAAGCAGGGCGTTGCCTCCGCGCTCAACGACACCGTCAGAGAACTCGGCGGCGCGGTCGGCATCGCCCTCATCGGTGCGATACTCAACGCCCAATACCGAAGCAACATCAGCGACACCGCAGTCACGCTCCCACCAGAGTTGGCCACACGAGTCCAAGAGGGAATCGGTGGCGCACTCGCCGCCGCAGCCCAACTCGGGCCCGACGGCGACGAACTCGCTCAAGCCGCCCAACAGGCCTTCGTCGACGGGTTCAAACCCGCGCTCCTGGCCGCCGCCGCAATCGCCGTCACCGCAGCGATCTACACGGCCGCTCCGAGACGTCGCCGTGATGATGCACGGGCACCACGCCGGACCTGA
- a CDS encoding class III extradiol ring-cleavage dioxygenase — translation MNGPAIIEPPELPSVFIPHGGGPCFFMDWTMGPPDTWDRLAQFLRSFSDRLGVRPDNIVVVSGHHEGEVVEVSTAEAPRMLFDYYGFPTHTYELSYPAPGSPALGRRIGELLADAGIAHRFDDERGFDHGVFVPLLLMYPDADIPVVQVSLRSDLDAGFHLDLGNALAPLRREGTLILGSGLSYHNMASFMTLQAADSSSVFDSWLTSACEAPPQQRRQLLADWDRAPAARLAHPREEHLLPLMVIAGAAGDDVGRHVFVDQAMGATISAYAFGQFSV, via the coding sequence ATGAACGGCCCGGCCATCATCGAACCGCCCGAGCTTCCTTCGGTGTTCATCCCGCACGGCGGTGGTCCATGCTTCTTCATGGACTGGACCATGGGTCCCCCCGACACCTGGGATCGCCTGGCCCAGTTCCTCAGATCGTTTTCCGACAGGCTGGGCGTGCGACCCGACAACATCGTCGTGGTCTCGGGCCACCACGAGGGCGAGGTCGTCGAGGTCAGCACCGCCGAGGCGCCGCGGATGCTGTTCGACTACTACGGATTCCCGACGCACACCTACGAGCTCAGCTACCCGGCCCCAGGTTCACCCGCGCTCGGTCGACGGATCGGCGAACTGCTCGCCGACGCCGGGATCGCCCATCGATTCGACGACGAGCGAGGTTTCGACCACGGCGTCTTCGTGCCGCTGTTGCTGATGTACCCCGACGCAGACATTCCCGTCGTGCAGGTCTCGCTGCGCTCCGACCTCGACGCCGGCTTCCACCTCGACCTCGGCAACGCACTCGCACCGTTGCGGCGCGAGGGAACGCTGATCCTCGGCAGCGGGCTCAGCTATCACAACATGGCGTCATTCATGACCCTGCAGGCGGCGGACAGCTCATCTGTCTTCGATTCGTGGCTCACCTCTGCTTGCGAGGCTCCCCCGCAGCAGCGCCGGCAACTCTTGGCCGATTGGGACAGGGCCCCAGCGGCTCGTCTCGCTCACCCGCGTGAGGAACACCTTCTGCCGCTCATGGTCATCGCAGGAGCAGCCGGCGATGACGTCGGTCGACACGTGTTTGTCGATCAGGCGATGGGCGCCACCATCTCTGCATACGCGTTCGGCCAGTTCAGCGTATGA